In a genomic window of Cardiocondyla obscurior isolate alpha-2009 linkage group LG08, Cobs3.1, whole genome shotgun sequence:
- the LOC139104903 gene encoding glutathione synthetase, giving the protein MKEHEHAIMKLPISLDLPKEELEELIDKAKDWVLMHGMCLRSKNKFDKNVLQFAPFTLFPSPFPRKEFYNACNIQIILNVLVHRVAHNYDFLKDTLQEIIKVDDFTKNLFSIYETVHKEGIAQKTSLGILRSDLMLATNCPENDKIHECYCCWKQIEINTIASGFGWLGPASTELHKFVLQELGYTNELQNLPENNALQTLCSGFIDAWNFYGDSQAVILFVVEDVTYNICDQRFHEYEIRRQNPDIKIIRRNLTQLAATARLGSNMELIVNNYVVAVVYYRSGYEPGQYPTQKEWDVRLLVERSLAIKCPSIQYHLAGTKKVQQTLAKSDIIVRFLNDEKTAGEVKKVFTGLYPLDFDEYGDAAVEMGISNPHRFVLKPQREGGCNNLYGSDIKNFLESMKFEKNRVAWILMDRIYPPVHKNYIVKYENENMNLEMKELVSELGIFGVIIGDDKNIMVNKQAGHMLRTKLSTDNEGGVASGLAIHDVIHAVAKYEVGHEPREIFFFREGSIVMWNISDLECGNLLQFLRSYEHNRYMEEIVHTESELMNYSYADAGKKSHLKDGDINLAQEAGKLDKYTFSNAMAQSVKLGIWEASLNRYVDSIDFVTEDLKFGKKIQMSQHEVLRKQGELFALRHRINLTSDLLDTPDFYWERDDLESLYQRTCGYFSIAKRTKVMNERLNHCLELVSILSSHLSDRHHVRLEWMIIILIMVEVAFEVLHYIDRYLVK; this is encoded by the exons ATGAAGGAACACGAGCATGCGATAATGAAATTGCCTATCTCGTTGGATTTACCAAAAGAGGAATTGGAAGAATTAATAGATAAAGCAAAAGATTGGGTGCTAATGCATGGAATGTGCTTGagatcaaaaaataaatttgacaaaAATGTCTTGCAGTTCGCGCCCTTCACGCTTTTTCCGTCACCATTCCCTCGAAAAGAGTTTTATAACGCTTGTAATATCCAAATCATTTTAAATGTGCTCGTACATAGAGTAGCTCACAATTACGACTTTTTAAAAGACACTTTGcaagaaattataaaagtgGATGACTTTACTAAAAACTTATTCAGCATTTATGAGACTGTACATAAGGAGGGGATTGCTCAGAAAACGTCCCTTGGCATATTACGCTCAGATTTAATGTTGGCGACAAATTGTCccgaaaatgataaaatacaCGAGTGTTATTGCTGTTGGAAACAAATTGAGATAAATACAATTGCTTCTGGATTTGGTTGGCTCGGGCCCGCATCTACTGAGCTGCACAAGTTTGTTTTGCAAGAGCTTGGCTACACGAATGAGTTGCAAAATCTTCCTGAAAACAATGCTCTACAAACACTGTGTTCGGGTTTCATAGACGCGTGGAATTTTTATGGAGACTCGCA AGCAGTTATTTTGTTTGTCGTTGAAGATGTTACGTATAACATTTGCGATCAACGTTTTCACGAGTACGAAATACGAAGGCAGAAtccagatataaaaataattcgtagaAATCTAACACAATTAGCGGCCACCGCGAGATTGGGCTCCAATATGGAGTTAATAGTTAACAATTATGTTGTGGCAGTAGTTTATTATAGATCCGGCTACGAGCCCGGTCAGTATCCCACCCAAAAAGAGTGGGATGTAAGGTTACTAGTCGAGAGATCATTGGCAATAAAATGTCCAAGCATTCAATATCACTTAGCTGGTACAAAAAAGGTTCAACAAACTCTTGCAAAGTCTGACATCATTGTACGTTTTTTAAACGATGAGAAAACTGCAGGAGAAGTAAAAAAAGTGTTCACTG GTCTTTATCCACTGGATTTTGATGAATATGGGGATGCCGCTGTCGAAATGGGTATCTCAAACCCTCATCGTTTCGTGTTAAAGCCACAAAGAGAAGGCGgttgtaataatttgtatgggagcgatattaaaaattttttagaatctatgaaatttgaaaaaaatcgaGTAGCTTGGATTCTTATGGATCGAATTTATCCACCggtgcataaaaattatattgtgaAATATGAGAACGAAAATATGAATTtagaaatgaaagaattaGTCTCGGAACTAGGCATATTCGGTGTTATTATTGgagacgataaaaatatcatgGTGAATAAACAAGCTGGTCATATGTTAAGAACAAAATTATCCACTGATAATGAAGGCGGTGTAGCGAGTGGTTTAG ccATACACGATGTCATACATGCGGTGGCCAAATACGAAGTAGGACACGAACCACGAGAGATCTTTTTCTTCCGAGAGGGTAGCATTGTTATGTGGAATATTTCTGACCTCGAATGTGGCAActtattgcaatttttgaGAAGTTATGAGCACAATCGTTACATGGAGGAGATTGTTCATACCGAAAGCGAATTAATGAATTATAGTTACGCAGATGCTGG GAAAAAGAGCCACTTGAAGGATGGTGATATCAACCTGGCACAAGAAGCTGGGAAATTGGATAAGTACACGTTTTCCAATGCCATGGCGCAGTCTGTTAAATTGGGCATATGGGAGGCATCGTTAAATCGCTATGTCGATTCAATTGATTTTGTCACGGAGGATTTAAAATTCGGCAAGAAAATTCAAATGTCGCAGCACGAGGTATTGAGAAAACAGGGCGAACTATTTGCCCTTAGGCATCGAATAAATCTAACATCAGATTTGTTAGACACACCTGACTTCTACTGGGAACGAGACGACTTGGAAAGCTTATATCAACGTACCTGCGGATATTTTAGCATTGCAAAACGTACGAAG GTAATGAATGAAAGATTAAATCATTGCTTGGAATTAGTGAGCATTTTATCGTCACATTTAAGCGATCGTCATCACGTTCGTTTAGAATGGATgattataatacttattatgGTCGAGGTCGCTTTCGAAGTTTTGCATTATATCGATCGGTACTTGGTAAAGTAG
- the Bsf gene encoding leucine-rich PPR motif-containing protein, mitochondrial — MIETEKILHLRRYLPLLIRSQLRSLQCEVKKNNPRRGGYVLNYVHPLHEKPRSQIYVATCGRMYSTSVSESSQPDVIRDKLMSLCDEVKKGRVSSNDLREVIDLCIKNDYQLPSDTGLLLLRCCGNLLPDLETTKRDFLANQILCLVKKNGAALTLEHYNTLLGINEENSKFVNPKEFLIDMNVTPDKNTYRLLLNAATKAGNNEYLWNILTVIKDKNLNIYEDTISSLVHTCLINDNVGEVERTLALMKEAKLSTTKAYTELALEYAKRGNIPNLVKILNEEPQSNVNLLKIIKTLSLSNNSRHIPVVLNFLMTSVPEMEFEISKMIIELMRAGQIANAHTIINYFALNNVTKDIVQKFVNSFMNESIILNVPIDDIVKYANDFIDSGCSLYILTNVAEIGLKLGREKMCLAIFDVMKNKNIEIRPHYYWPLLLRAHHNKGEAEIYLLVKSMVNDGVDIDFDTLCDYILPYVNTGDPVVTLKRLAAIGVSGTLTITPMLSFLLHNNRVEDVMQMCTLYHSRYKVHYKELIKPLVRVYLDTNNVKLCVKLLTSFSQGQDFARMFLKLLIKSEYQSNKYNLPSLLEEFKKCKIKISSNDAIFFKNKLSRNESFNNVETINLINNLVDPELERSSINMLEPKYMNTKELSCYLMELKGNKIDTKNILHKLLIGYCIEKNLQKAEEIKQEYDACQYEWTVSMKSILFELYLKHGKLNEAEALLPDLQITSDKYAIDTVKIMSYAIALVKANNPAKAFDVIQNFIGTNTKIDVHLYCCTLLETLAQSRYHIQTINMLDLLLKKNYCSVSEELLKPLMQIPLEYNDILNAVNTLLTCAQKYKKMPLVIETLSMLLKQKENKNYSNLENVNEYVEQVYNAASEVYSVTIANTFLAIALAILKKREKVHILLQNYDLSMNCFVHYINNTKSIEVLDGILSLIEIIDEKYVLNKNVICTMLISAYSKMGDCKRVLKLWNIMCTKNILPDALFEKRFTAFLLANKIPLPPELKNKKKINASN, encoded by the exons ATGATAGAAACAGAAAAGATACTGCATTTGAGAAGGTATCTGCCGCTTCTTATCCGGTCACAGCTACGTTCACTGCAATGCGAAGTTAAGAAGAACAACCCGCGACGTGGAGGTTATGTTCTCAATTACGTGCATCCTCTGCACGAGAAACCGCGATCACAGATTTACGTCGCGACATGCGGCAGGATGTACAGCACATCGGTCTCGGAATCGTCCCAGCCCGACGTTATCCGCGATAAACTCATGTCGTTATGCGATGAGGTGAAAAAGGGCCGAGTTTCGTCGAACGATTTAAGAGAAGTTATTGACTTGTGCATCAAGAATGATTATCAATTACCTAGCGACACCGGCCTTCTGCTGCTCAGATGTTGCGGCAATCTGCTACCCGATCTGGAAACGACCAAGAGGGATTTTCTCGCAAATCAG ATACTGTGTTTGGTAAAGAAGAATGGTGCTGCGCTGACGTTAGAACACTATAATACTTTACTGGGTATTAATGAAGAAAACTCCAAGTTTGTGAATCCCAAAGAATTTCTGATAGACATGAATGTAACACCAGATAAAAACACCTATCGCTTACTATTAAATGCAGCTACAAAAGCAGGTAACAATGAATATCTGTGGAATATTTTGACTGTAATAAAGGACaaaaatctaaatatttatgaagATACAATCAGTTCGTTAGTACAtacttgtttaattaatgacaATGTTGGCGAAGTAGAGCGAACATTAGCATTAATGAAGGAGGCTAAATTGTCTACAACCAAGGCATATACTGAACTAGCATTAGAATATGCAAAACGTGGCAATATACCGAATCTGgttaaaatattgaatgaaGAACCACAGAGCAATGTAAatctcttaaaaataataaagaccCTAAGTTTATCTAACAATAGCAGGCACATCCCGGTTgttctaaattttctaatgACTTCAGTCCCAGAAATGGAGTTTGAAATCTCTAAAATGATAATAGAATTAATGCGTGCTGGGCAAATCGCAAATGCTCATAccattataaattattttgcactgAACAACGTAACAAAAGATATTGTTCAAAAATTTGTGAATAGTTTTATGAATGagtcaataatattaaacgtcCCTATTGACGATATTGTAAAGTATGCAAATGACTTTATTGACTCTGGGTGTAGTCTATACATATTGACGAATGTAGCCGAGATTGGTTTAAAACTAGGTAGAGAAAAAATGTGCCTTGCGATATTCGATGtaatgaaaaataagaatattgaGATACGACCACACTATTATTGGCCTTTATTGTTGAGAGCACATCATAATAAAGGGGAGgctgaaatatatttgttgGTGAAGTCAATGGTAAATGATGGTGTAGACATAGATTTTGATACACTGTGTGATTACATACTTCCGTATGTAAATACCGGAGATCCGGTTGTCACTTTAAAGAGATTAGCGGCGATCGGCGTATCGGGTACTTTAACGATTACGCCTATGTTATCTTTTCTGTTGCATAATAATCGGGTAGAGGATGTAATGCAAATGTGCACGCTGTATCATTCACGCTACAAAGTACATTATAAAGAGTTAATAAAACCGCTGGTACGCGTTTATCTCGATACTAACAACGTTAAACTTTGTGTAAAGTTATTAACATCGTTTTCACAAGGTCAAGATTTCGCCAGAATGTTTTTAAAACTGCTAATAAAATCTGAGTATCAGAGTAACAAATACAATTTACCATCTTTATtggaagaatttaaaaaatgtaaaataaaaatatcatcaaatgatgcaattttttttaaaaataaactgtcGCGGAacgaaagttttaataatgtagaaacaattaacttaataaataatttggtTGATCCAGAATTAGAAAGAAGTTCTATAAACATGTTAGAACCAAAATATATGAACACCAAGGAATTATCGTGCTACTTGATGGAGCTGAAGGGCAATAAAATTGATACTAAAAATATTCTACATAAATTGTTGATAGGGTACTGTATCGAGAAAAATCTTCAGAAAGCTGAAGAGATAAAACAAGAATATGATGCGTGTCAATATGAATGGACGGTCAGCATGaagtcaattttatttgaattatatCTCAAACACGGCAAACTGAACGAAGCTGAGGCTCTACTGCCTGACTTGCAAATTACATCCGATAAATATGCAATAGATACAGTAAAAATCATGTCATATGCTATTGCATTAGTGAAGGCAAATAATCCTGCAAAGGCTTTTGACGTTATTCAGAATTTCATTGGCACTAATACTAAAATAGATGTGCATTTATATTGTTGTACACTGTTGGAAACGTTAGCGCAGAGCAGATACCACATTCAAACAATAAATATGTTGGACCTGCTGctcaagaaaaattattgttcTGTAAGCGAAGAACTGCTAAAGCCATTGATGCAGATACCATTAGAATATAATGATATCCTGAACGCTGTAAATACACTTTTAACATGcgcgcaaaaatataaaaaaatgccgTTAGTAATAGAAACGTTGTCTATGTTGCTGAAACAGAAGGAGAATAAAAACTATTCAAACTTGGAAAATGTAAATGAATATGTAGAACAAGTGTATAATGCAGCATCTGAGGTCTATTCCGTTACCATAGCGAATACGTTTCTAGCAATAGCATTAGCGATAttgaagaagagagagaaagtgcatattttattgcag aattATGATCTTTCTATGAACTGCTTTGTACACTATATCAATAACACAAAATCTATCGAAGTATTAGATGGTATATTGAGCCTCATTGAAATAATCgatgaaaaatatgttttaaataaaaatgtaatatgtaCAATGCTTATTTCCGCTTACa GTAAAATGGGAGATTGCAAGCGTGTGTTAAAACTGTGGAATATTATGTGCACGAAGAATATCTTGCCTGACGCGCTATTTGAGAAAAGATTTACTGCATTTTTACTAGCGAATAAAATTCCACTTCCTCCggaattaaagaataaaaaaaaaattaacgctagtaattaa
- the LOC139104899 gene encoding serine--tRNA synthetase-like protein Slimp, which produces MINVSCTFTYALKRTYRTLMRDVYQRIISPNFGKNYSSALYITGNKANKTFAYLSPYLDFDERFNNLEKLQKNLTLRGMDVDVVKLKEKWDFYVKMVADKYALEEHSKELTDRIKTLSESGELTSEQEQEVLKLRMQNRIVREDLKAMKEAIHDMDDDVVGNLLKLPNELDLNTPFNEPITLKSVGSVPEISENKKSHIDIGTDLKLLDFKNPMCYYLSNNAVLFELAVLAYAGRIFDENNMVRIIGTDFGRSLLVEASGLNHEDPMAAFIIENHNEIERDSPNRMHLVGGASLISFLAMHTKQLIDPKKFPLKYFSTGRQYTPFSQDFHNCGLFTASQASVAHVFVMVKDAKSEDYRMLFEELLETVCRLYDDLCDHYRVVARPASELQSSEEMRVSFEMWSPFLNQYIEIGYISTYGEYLSKRLLIAYQTPTGRDFPAVISGTVLSVPRLLACLLEQNPNKFAIPSKIAECIL; this is translated from the coding sequence ATGATTAATGTTTCATGTACATTTACTTACGCTTTAAAGCGTACCTATAGAACTTTAATGCGTGATGTTTATCAAAGAATTATCTCTCCAAACTTTGGAAAAAACTATAGCTCGGCATTGTATATTACTGGTAATAAAGCTAACAAGACGTTTGCCTACCTGTCGCCGTATCTAGATTTTGACGAAAGATTCAACAATTTAGAGAAACTACAGAAAAACCTTACATTACGCGGAATGGACGTAGACGTCGttaagttaaaagaaaaatgggatttttatgtaaaaatggTCGCTGATAAATATGCGCTGGAGGAACATAGTAAAGAACTTACCGATCGCATAAAAACTCTGTCGGAAAGTGGCGAACTTACTTCTGAGCAGGAACAAGAGGTGTTAAAGTTGCGAATGCAGAACAGGATTGTGCGGGAAGATCTAAAGGCTATGAAGGAAGCGATCCACGATATGGATGATGATGTAGTAGGAAATCTCTTGAAATTACCGAATGAGTTGGATCTTAATACACCTTTTAATGAACCGATAACATTAAAAAGTGTCGGCAGCGTGCCTGAAATAtcagagaataaaaaaagtcaCATTGACATTGGAACAGATTTAAAACTATTAGACTTTAAGAATCCTATGTGTTATTACTTGAGCAACAATGCGGTCTTGTTCGAGCTCGCTGTGTTAGCGTATGCAGGCCGAATTTTTGATGAAAACAATATGGTGAGGATAATCGGGACGGATTTCGGTCGTAGTCTTCTAGTGGAAGCATCTGGTTTAAATCACGAGGATCCCATGGCCGCttttataatagaaaatcACAATGAGATCGAGAGAGATTCGCCGAATCGCATGCATCTAGTCGGCGGTGCAAGCTTAATTTCCTTCTTAGCAATGCATacgaaacaattaattgatcCCAAGAAGTTTCCTTTGAAGTACTTTTCCACTGGTAGACAGTACACGCCGTTTTCACAAGATTTCCACAACTGCGGTTTATTCACAGCGTCTCAAGCTTCGGTAGCGCATGTCTTTGTCATGGTGAAGGATGCAAAAAGCGAGGATTATAGGATGTTGTTTGAGGAACTTTTAGAAACCGTATGCAGATTGTACGACGATCTATGCGATCATTATCGTGTCGTTGCACGGCCCGCATCCGAATTGCAATCTTCCGAGGAAATGCGCGTATCTTTCGAAATGTGGTCCCCATTCTTAAATCAGTACATTGAAATTGGTTACATATCTACATATGGAGAGTATCTCAGTAAAAGATTACTAATTGCTTATCAAACACCCACAGGCAGGGATTTTCCTGCGGTGATATCGGGCACTGTTCTCTCTGTCCCACGTCTCCTAGCTTGTTTACTCGAACAGAATCCCAACAAGTTTGCGATTCCATCAAAGATTGCTGAATGTATACTGTAA
- the LOC139104902 gene encoding zinc finger protein 593 homolog: MTYKRKKYHRGDTHLKKGWRTKRRKKDLDEIDEDLKEENTKKLLNQEADFDKPGAAQHYCVHCARYFINDTALHTHFNTKVHKRRIKALELEPYTIEESERASGKGSYIAPQKRKIETVTREKLDKMDSNTEPSVKVMKINE; the protein is encoded by the exons ATGACGTACAAACGTAAGAAGTATCACAGAGGTGACACACACTTGAAAAAAGGCTGGCGAACGAAACGACGAAAGAAAGACTTGGACGAG ATCGACGAAGACTTGAAAGAAGAGAACACGAAAAAGCTGTTGAACCAGGAAGCAGATTTTGACAAGCCGGGCGCAGCCCAGCATTATTGCGTACATTGCGC GAGATATTTCATAAATGATACTGCTTTGCATACTCACTTCAACACCAAGGTACACAAACGTCGAATAAAAGCGCTCGAGTTAGAGCCATATACCATTGAGGAGTCAGAAAGAGCATCAGGCAAGGGGAGCTACATTGCGCCACAGAAACGTAAAATTGAAACCGTAACGCGAGAAAAACTCGACAAAATGGACTCTAATACTGAGCCAAGCGTTAAAGTGATGAAAATTAACGAGTAA